The Lacrimispora xylanolytica genome has a segment encoding these proteins:
- a CDS encoding MATE family efflux transporter — protein MNQKTEEDRNLFTRKQLRKLIFPLVIEQFLAVAMGMTDTLMVAAIGEAAVSGVSIVDTINILLIGLFGAMAAGGSVVAAQYIGRKDDKNVAKAAGQLFLAVGGLSIILAAIALIFNEPLLRLVYGNISQDVMDNAKVYFFLSALSYPFLAFYNSSAALFRSAGNSGVSMRVSLIANVMNIVGNFIFIFGLHMGVAGSGISTLISRIFCAVIMLVLLKRHAGLSVDFTLKVDKGMLRRILNIGVPNGVENSIFQLGKLLLSSLISSFGTVAIAANAVASTICGLETIPATAIGIAMVTVVGQCVGARELDQAKKYMGRLLKTAYLCLIVLNLSIIPFLNGITALFQLSPETSALAVKLMLYHSICCMLIHPLAFCLTNGLRAAGDVRFTMVVSICSMWICRIVLAYFLSLHLGLGLMGIWIAMTIDWLVRAIFFSSRVLGGKWKRFALRSLN, from the coding sequence ATGAATCAGAAGACAGAAGAAGATAGGAACCTGTTTACCAGAAAACAACTGAGAAAGCTGATTTTCCCCCTGGTCATCGAGCAGTTTTTAGCCGTTGCCATGGGAATGACGGATACCCTTATGGTGGCCGCCATCGGAGAGGCTGCCGTATCAGGCGTATCCATCGTTGATACCATTAACATTCTTTTGATCGGTCTCTTTGGTGCCATGGCAGCCGGCGGATCTGTTGTAGCAGCCCAGTACATTGGAAGAAAGGACGATAAGAACGTTGCAAAAGCTGCCGGACAGCTTTTTCTGGCCGTGGGAGGACTTTCTATCATCCTTGCGGCAATCGCCCTGATATTCAACGAGCCGCTTTTGCGTCTTGTTTATGGAAACATCAGTCAGGATGTTATGGATAATGCAAAGGTCTATTTTTTCCTGTCCGCCTTATCTTATCCTTTCCTCGCCTTTTATAACAGTTCCGCCGCGCTTTTCCGTTCCGCAGGCAATTCGGGAGTATCCATGCGGGTATCTCTCATTGCCAATGTAATGAATATCGTGGGTAATTTTATCTTTATCTTTGGACTCCATATGGGTGTGGCTGGATCTGGAATCTCCACTCTGATTTCAAGAATTTTCTGCGCTGTTATCATGCTGGTTCTGTTAAAAAGACATGCAGGATTAAGCGTTGATTTCACCCTTAAGGTGGATAAGGGAATGCTTCGAAGAATTCTTAATATCGGTGTACCGAATGGTGTGGAAAACAGTATCTTTCAGCTTGGGAAACTACTTTTATCAAGCCTGATCTCCAGTTTTGGTACCGTTGCCATTGCCGCCAATGCAGTAGCAAGTACCATATGCGGTCTGGAGACCATTCCAGCTACTGCTATCGGCATTGCCATGGTTACTGTGGTCGGACAGTGTGTGGGAGCCAGAGAACTGGATCAGGCAAAGAAATATATGGGAAGACTACTAAAAACCGCTTATCTCTGCCTCATCGTATTAAACCTCTCCATTATTCCATTTTTGAACGGAATAACGGCGCTGTTCCAGCTTTCCCCGGAAACCAGCGCCTTAGCGGTAAAACTTATGCTCTATCACAGCATCTGCTGCATGTTGATCCATCCACTGGCCTTCTGCCTCACCAACGGCCTGCGTGCCGCTGGTGACGTCCGTTTTACCATGGTGGTATCCATCTGCTCCATGTGGATCTGCCGTATCGTTCTTGCTTATTTCCTAAGCCTTCACCTTGGGCTTGGACTCATGGGCATCTGGATCGCCATGACCATCGACTGGCTGGTCCGCGCCATCTTCTTCTCCAGCCGTGTGCTGGGAGGAAAATGGAAGCGGTTCGCCCTTCGTTCTCTGAATTAA
- the thrC gene encoding threonine synthase, protein MELSYQSTRGGEAGVTASQAILKGLAADGGLFMPSFIPKLDRSMKELSLMTYQETAYEVMKLFLTDFTEAELKSCINQAYDSKFDTEEIAPLSKADGAYYLELYHGSTIAFKDMALSILPHLMTTAAKKNEVKNKIVILTATSGDTGKAAMAGFADVEGTEIIVFYPKDGVSPVQELQMVTQKGENTHVAAIHGNFDDAQTGVKKIFNDKEFAKLLEEKGYQLSSANSINIGRLVPQIVYYVYAYAKLLLNEEIKEGEEINVAVPTGNFGNILAAYFAKLMGAPIKTLICASNENKVLFDFFQTGTYDRNREFILTTSPSMDILISSNLERLIYLSAGGDATANANLMKALGESGSYSVTSEMRERMKGFVGGFASEAENKAAIKKLFEDTGYLIDTHTGVASTVYSNYKEETKDDTKTVIASTASPYKFSRSVLEAIEGNQETKDEFEIIDHLSRVSGIVIPQAVEEIRTAEVRHTTVCDADQMKEAVLGFLN, encoded by the coding sequence ATGGAATTATCCTATCAAAGTACCCGGGGCGGCGAAGCTGGTGTAACGGCTTCCCAGGCAATTTTAAAAGGGCTGGCAGCAGACGGCGGCTTATTTATGCCAAGCTTTATTCCAAAGCTTGACAGATCCATGAAGGAGCTATCCCTCATGACATACCAGGAAACAGCCTATGAGGTAATGAAGCTGTTCCTTACGGATTTCACCGAAGCCGAATTAAAAAGCTGCATCAATCAGGCTTATGACAGCAAATTTGATACGGAAGAGATTGCACCTCTATCCAAAGCAGATGGTGCTTATTATCTGGAATTATATCATGGAAGTACCATTGCATTTAAAGATATGGCACTTTCTATCCTGCCCCATCTGATGACTACCGCTGCGAAAAAAAATGAGGTAAAAAACAAGATCGTAATTCTTACCGCTACCTCCGGCGATACAGGTAAGGCGGCTATGGCAGGCTTTGCCGATGTGGAAGGAACCGAGATCATTGTGTTCTATCCAAAGGATGGAGTAAGTCCGGTCCAGGAACTTCAGATGGTAACACAAAAAGGGGAGAATACCCATGTGGCAGCCATTCACGGAAACTTTGACGATGCTCAGACCGGAGTAAAGAAGATCTTTAACGACAAAGAGTTTGCAAAGCTTCTGGAAGAAAAAGGATATCAGCTTTCCTCTGCCAATTCCATTAACATCGGAAGACTGGTTCCCCAGATCGTCTACTATGTCTATGCCTATGCAAAGCTCCTTTTAAATGAAGAGATTAAAGAAGGGGAAGAAATTAATGTGGCCGTGCCAACCGGTAACTTCGGAAACATTCTGGCGGCTTATTTTGCAAAGCTCATGGGAGCACCGATTAAGACCTTAATCTGTGCATCCAATGAGAATAAAGTCCTTTTTGATTTCTTCCAGACAGGAACCTATGACAGGAACCGGGAATTTATACTAACCACTTCTCCTTCCATGGATATCTTGATTTCCAGCAATTTAGAGAGACTCATTTACTTAAGTGCTGGCGGTGACGCAACAGCCAATGCAAACCTTATGAAGGCTCTTGGAGAAAGCGGCAGCTATTCTGTAACCAGTGAGATGAGAGAGAGAATGAAGGGCTTTGTAGGAGGCTTTGCGTCAGAAGCTGAAAATAAAGCTGCGATTAAAAAGCTGTTTGAAGATACCGGCTACTTAATTGATACTCATACCGGAGTCGCTTCGACTGTATACAGTAACTATAAAGAAGAGACAAAGGATGATACAAAAACGGTCATCGCCTCAACAGCCAGTCCTTATAAATTTTCAAGAAGTGTTTTGGAAGCCATAGAAGGAAATCAGGAAACAAAGGATGAGTTTGAGATTATTGACCATCTCTCCCGGGTATCCGGAATTGTGATTCCTCAGGCAGTAGAAGAAATCCGCACCGCCGAGGTACGTCATACCACGGTTTGCGATGCGGATCAGATGAAGGAAGCTGTTTTAGGTTTTTTAAATTAA
- the sfsA gene encoding DNA/RNA nuclease SfsA, whose translation MKYEHMQKGIFLSRPNRFIANVLITNKNGQEETVVCHVKNTGRCRELLIPGVTVLVQFHPEAALLGRKTQYSLIGVWKEREEGPLLINMDSQAPNQAAYEWLLSGNASLPYGKKNIETTKLVEGIQNIKREVTYGQSRFDLAFQTANPEFSAFMEVKGVTLEEDGLAMFPDAPTLRGVKHVEELVKAYEAGYEAYILFVIQMKEMTGFAPNRKTHPEFAKALQEAKRGGVHILAYDCIVTATSMTLDKAVPVLLDE comes from the coding sequence ATGAAATATGAACATATGCAGAAAGGTATTTTCCTTAGCCGGCCCAACCGCTTTATTGCCAATGTTTTAATAACTAATAAGAACGGCCAGGAAGAAACTGTCGTCTGCCATGTAAAAAATACAGGACGCTGCAGGGAGCTATTGATTCCCGGGGTGACCGTGTTAGTCCAGTTTCACCCGGAAGCCGCCCTTCTTGGAAGAAAGACTCAGTATTCCTTAATCGGAGTATGGAAGGAGCGGGAGGAAGGCCCACTTCTTATTAATATGGATTCCCAGGCACCAAACCAGGCAGCTTATGAATGGCTTTTATCTGGAAATGCTTCTCTTCCCTATGGTAAAAAAAATATTGAGACAACCAAATTGGTTGAAGGAATACAAAATATAAAACGGGAGGTCACCTACGGACAGTCCAGATTTGATCTTGCCTTTCAAACTGCCAATCCTGAGTTCTCCGCATTTATGGAGGTAAAAGGGGTGACCCTGGAGGAGGATGGACTTGCCATGTTTCCCGATGCACCGACTCTTAGGGGTGTGAAACATGTAGAAGAATTGGTAAAGGCATATGAGGCAGGTTATGAGGCTTATATTCTCTTTGTCATACAGATGAAAGAGATGACAGGCTTTGCACCAAACAGAAAGACTCACCCGGAATTTGCCAAGGCTTTACAGGAAGCAAAACGTGGAGGTGTTCATATACTTGCCTACGACTGCATTGTGACAGCTACCTCTATGACCCTGGATAAAGCAGTTCCTGTTTTATTAGATGAATAA
- a CDS encoding TPM domain-containing protein: MMNVTWKWMRKGIPTAFFIIVFFLFSSCFMALNSLGDETRVFDDAGLFTRKEIDSFQSQIASMKKEMNMDVLIVTASDTNGKSAKQYAEDYYINGSYGVGSDYRGVLFLIDMDNREMYILPVGKMNRFLTDQRWNAILDSSYESASQGEYASSAQAFLDGVMKYYRAGIPGGQYNYDKETGEISIYRSIRWYEAAAAFGIALFAGGTACLTVAGQYSMKKERNRSGNYLKAYRGASQFRYSQQTDDLINKTVTHVIIPRNNGGNSGGSSGGGFSGRSTTHSSSGRTMGGGGRKF, from the coding sequence ATGATGAATGTAACATGGAAATGGATGAGAAAAGGGATACCAACAGCCTTTTTTATTATAGTTTTTTTCTTGTTCTCCTCATGCTTTATGGCCCTTAATTCCCTTGGGGATGAAACGCGGGTCTTTGATGATGCAGGGCTTTTTACCAGAAAAGAAATCGATAGCTTTCAGTCCCAGATCGCATCCATGAAAAAAGAAATGAACATGGATGTTTTAATCGTGACCGCAAGTGATACGAACGGTAAGTCTGCGAAGCAGTATGCAGAGGATTATTACATCAATGGATCATACGGCGTTGGCTCTGATTACAGAGGTGTTCTGTTTTTAATTGATATGGATAACCGGGAAATGTACATTCTCCCAGTGGGTAAGATGAACCGTTTCTTAACAGATCAGCGCTGGAATGCCATTTTAGACAGCTCTTATGAGAGTGCCAGTCAGGGGGAATATGCTTCCAGTGCCCAGGCCTTTTTAGATGGAGTTATGAAGTATTACCGGGCTGGTATTCCTGGCGGCCAGTATAATTATGATAAGGAAACGGGAGAAATCAGTATTTACAGAAGTATTCGCTGGTATGAAGCGGCAGCAGCCTTTGGAATCGCACTTTTTGCTGGGGGAACTGCTTGCCTTACTGTAGCTGGACAGTATTCCATGAAAAAGGAGAGAAACCGGTCAGGGAATTATTTAAAGGCTTACCGAGGCGCCAGCCAGTTTCGCTATTCCCAGCAGACCGATGATCTCATTAATAAGACGGTGACCCATGTAATCATTCCGAGAAATAACGGAGGGAACTCCGGCGGCAGCTCCGGCGGTGGTTTTTCTGGAAGAAGCACCACTCATTCCTCCTCCGGGCGGACCATGGGAGGCGGGGGCCGTAAGTTTTAA
- a CDS encoding SPFH domain-containing protein, protein MGIVKALTTALGGSLADQWLEVIEAGDMGDQTVFSSGVKIRKGSNTRGTDNTVSDGSVIHVYPNQFMILVDGGKVIDYTGEPGYFTVKNSSLPSLFNGQFEEALKESFDRVRYGGKTPTAQKVFFINLQEIKGVKFGTPNPINYFDQFYNAELFLRAHGTYSFKVTDPLLFFAEVIPRNAVSVEVDDINSQYLSEFLEALQSSINQMSADGIRISYVSSKGRELGQYMSDVLDEQWKARRGMAIQSVGIASITYDEESKDLIHMRNQGAMLGDPSVREGYVQGAAARGMEAAGGNSAGSMSGYLGMGMGMNVGGGILGAASSANLQQMKINQEQQAGNNTPSGTQATAGWTCSCGSVNTGNFCPQCGNKKPAGPWKCECGESNTGNFCSQCGKPKP, encoded by the coding sequence ATGGGAATTGTAAAGGCACTGACAACCGCGTTAGGCGGTTCACTGGCAGATCAATGGCTTGAAGTCATAGAAGCAGGAGATATGGGAGACCAGACCGTATTCTCTTCAGGAGTAAAAATCAGAAAAGGCTCCAATACAAGGGGAACAGATAACACCGTTTCAGATGGTTCTGTCATTCATGTTTACCCCAATCAGTTCATGATTTTAGTGGACGGTGGAAAGGTGATTGACTATACCGGAGAACCAGGCTATTTTACTGTAAAGAATTCTTCCCTCCCCTCTCTTTTTAATGGTCAGTTCGAAGAAGCTCTAAAGGAATCCTTTGACCGTGTCCGTTATGGTGGAAAGACACCTACGGCTCAAAAAGTATTTTTTATCAATCTTCAGGAAATAAAAGGGGTAAAATTTGGAACCCCTAATCCCATTAATTATTTCGATCAGTTTTATAATGCAGAATTATTCCTGCGGGCTCATGGAACGTATTCCTTTAAGGTAACAGATCCTCTGTTATTCTTTGCGGAAGTCATTCCAAGAAACGCTGTCAGCGTGGAAGTGGATGATATCAACAGCCAGTATCTTTCCGAATTTTTAGAGGCATTGCAGTCCTCCATCAATCAGATGTCCGCAGACGGAATCCGAATCTCTTACGTATCATCAAAGGGTAGAGAGCTTGGACAGTATATGTCAGATGTTCTTGACGAACAGTGGAAGGCCAGGAGAGGAATGGCCATTCAGTCCGTGGGAATCGCAAGCATAACCTATGATGAGGAATCCAAGGACCTGATTCATATGAGAAACCAGGGCGCTATGCTTGGAGATCCGTCAGTAAGAGAGGGATACGTCCAGGGAGCTGCTGCCAGAGGTATGGAGGCAGCCGGAGGCAATTCCGCAGGTTCTATGTCCGGTTATCTTGGAATGGGCATGGGAATGAATGTAGGAGGCGGTATCCTGGGTGCTGCATCAAGTGCCAACCTTCAGCAGATGAAGATTAATCAGGAACAGCAGGCAGGAAATAATACTCCTTCCGGTACTCAGGCTACAGCGGGCTGGACCTGTAGCTGCGGAAGCGTTAATACCGGTAATTTCTGCCCACAATGCGGAAACAAAAAGCCAGCCGGACCATGGAAGTGCGAATGCGGTGAGTCCAATACCGGAAACTTCTGCTCCCAGTGCGGTAAGCCAAAGCCATGA
- a CDS encoding deoxyribonuclease IV: MLTIGCHLSSAKGYLAMGKDAKAIDANTFQFFTRNPRGTKAKAMNPADVERFLLFAEENSIGRILAHAPYTLNACSADENLRILARDTMKDDLLRMEYTPGNCYNFHPGSHVGQGVETGIQYIADMLGEILSPELHTTVLLETMSGKGSEVGREFEELREILDRVELSHLMGVCLDLCHVWDAGYDIANDLDGVLKKFDDVIGLSRLKAVHLNDSQNPLGAHKDRHARLGEGCIGIEAIKRIVTHPVLRELPFYLETPNDLSGHAKEIAMMRNA; the protein is encoded by the coding sequence ATGTTAACAATAGGATGTCATTTATCATCGGCCAAAGGCTACCTTGCCATGGGTAAGGATGCCAAGGCCATTGATGCAAATACGTTTCAGTTTTTTACAAGAAATCCAAGAGGAACCAAAGCCAAAGCCATGAATCCGGCCGATGTGGAACGTTTTCTTCTCTTTGCAGAAGAAAACTCCATTGGCCGGATTCTGGCTCATGCGCCCTATACTTTAAATGCCTGCTCTGCAGATGAAAATCTTCGTATTCTCGCAAGAGATACCATGAAGGATGATTTATTGCGAATGGAATACACTCCCGGAAACTGCTATAACTTTCACCCGGGAAGCCACGTAGGACAGGGCGTTGAAACCGGGATACAGTATATTGCAGATATGCTTGGAGAGATTCTTTCTCCCGAACTTCATACGACGGTCCTCCTTGAGACCATGTCAGGTAAGGGAAGTGAAGTAGGCCGTGAATTTGAAGAATTAAGAGAGATTCTTGACCGGGTAGAGCTTAGCCATCTCATGGGCGTCTGTCTTGATTTATGCCACGTGTGGGATGCCGGATATGACATTGCAAATGACTTAGACGGGGTATTAAAGAAATTCGATGACGTAATCGGCCTTTCCCGTTTAAAAGCAGTTCATCTAAATGACAGCCAGAATCCCTTAGGCGCACACAAGGACCGCCACGCGCGATTAGGTGAGGGCTGTATCGGAATAGAGGCTATAAAAAGGATCGTGACCCATCCGGTTCTTAGGGAGCTGCCTTTTTATTTAGAGACACCCAACGATTTATCTGGGCACGCCAAAGAAATTGCAATGATGAGGAATGCCTGA
- a CDS encoding ABC transporter permease, whose product MKMNPVYKREITVSSRSFRLALILVLFNSILALVVLLNMYSVVEQVKMTAEIQYSSFINIYVFVAVVEFVMLMFIMPALTAASVSGERERQTLDLLLTTTMKPWEIIWGKLMASFGTMFLMVMSSFPLLSVSFVYGGVTASDIFILLLCYLAVALLCGSMGICFSSIFKRSTIATVVSYGVLVMIAAGTYAINIFALSIARLNVVNTYASSVSGIADQANSGSFLYLLLLNPVATFYVMINTQAGDNQVLKSLNNWFGPHPQNGIMDHWVVLSIFIQLLLAAIFLFIAVKAISPTNGKRMKNTK is encoded by the coding sequence ATGAAAATGAACCCGGTCTATAAACGGGAAATAACGGTCAGCTCCAGAAGCTTCCGTCTGGCCCTCATTCTTGTGCTGTTTAATTCCATTCTTGCCCTGGTAGTTCTTCTTAATATGTACTCCGTGGTAGAACAGGTGAAGATGACAGCTGAGATTCAGTATTCATCCTTTATCAACATATACGTTTTCGTAGCAGTGGTGGAATTCGTCATGCTCATGTTCATCATGCCGGCTCTGACAGCGGCCAGTGTCAGTGGGGAGAGAGAACGCCAGACTCTGGATCTTCTTCTCACCACCACCATGAAGCCATGGGAGATTATCTGGGGAAAATTAATGGCTTCCTTTGGAACCATGTTTTTAATGGTCATGTCAAGCTTTCCCCTTCTTTCCGTCTCATTTGTATATGGAGGCGTGACAGCTTCTGATATATTTATTTTGCTTTTATGCTATCTTGCCGTGGCCCTTCTTTGCGGAAGCATGGGAATCTGCTTTTCTTCTATTTTTAAGCGTTCTACCATTGCTACGGTAGTAAGCTATGGAGTGCTGGTGATGATTGCGGCAGGTACCTATGCCATCAATATATTTGCGTTATCCATTGCCCGCCTAAATGTGGTCAATACCTATGCATCCTCGGTCAGCGGCATTGCAGATCAGGCCAATTCCGGTTCATTCCTGTATCTTCTTTTATTAAATCCTGTGGCTACATTTTATGTAATGATAAATACCCAGGCTGGAGATAATCAGGTATTAAAGAGCCTTAACAACTGGTTCGGTCCTCACCCTCAGAATGGCATTATGGATCACTGGGTGGTGCTAAGCATTTTCATCCAGCTTTTGTTGGCAGCTATCTTCCTTTTTATTGCGGTGAAGGCCATCAGCCCTACCAATGGAAAACGAATGAAAAACACCAAGTAA
- a CDS encoding ABC transporter ATP-binding protein: MLEIKNLWKKFGKFHALNGLDLTIPEGSLYGFVGPNGAGKTTTIKIMTGLLSADCGQVLIRGTDVTRGLNDLKLSIGYVPDFFGVYDNLRVNEYMEFFASCYGLDGLKARNRYMTLLEQVGLEDKVNFYVDSLSRGMKQRLCLARALIHDPLLLVLDEPASGLDPRTRFEFKEILKELKDQGKTIFISSHVLSELSELCTDIGIIDQGKMVLGGSMEEILHRVNATNPLIIAVLGNKERALSILKSQPCVQTIAVKDQDIRVNFIGDEQDEALLLQQLVDAEVLIRGFYREQGSLETLFMQITDHDKEKAVLVHENEPGL; this comes from the coding sequence ATGTTAGAAATCAAAAATTTATGGAAAAAATTCGGTAAGTTCCATGCCTTAAATGGCTTGGATCTAACGATTCCCGAAGGCTCCCTTTACGGATTTGTGGGGCCAAACGGTGCAGGTAAAACAACCACCATTAAGATTATGACCGGACTCCTATCGGCAGACTGCGGCCAGGTCCTGATTCGTGGTACCGACGTGACCAGAGGGTTAAATGATTTAAAGTTAAGCATTGGTTATGTGCCTGATTTTTTCGGCGTGTATGATAATCTGAGGGTCAACGAATACATGGAGTTTTTTGCTTCCTGCTATGGACTTGATGGGCTTAAAGCGAGAAACCGGTATATGACCCTTTTAGAACAGGTGGGCTTGGAAGATAAGGTAAACTTTTATGTAGACAGCTTATCAAGAGGTATGAAGCAGCGTCTGTGCCTGGCAAGGGCTTTAATCCATGATCCCCTTCTTCTGGTTCTTGATGAGCCTGCTTCCGGTCTGGACCCAAGGACCCGATTTGAATTCAAGGAGATCTTAAAAGAGTTAAAGGATCAGGGAAAGACCATATTTATAAGCTCCCACGTGCTGTCGGAGCTATCAGAGCTTTGTACGGATATTGGTATCATTGACCAGGGGAAGATGGTTCTGGGAGGAAGTATGGAAGAAATCCTTCACAGGGTCAATGCCACCAATCCCCTGATCATCGCAGTTCTGGGCAATAAGGAAAGGGCTCTTTCCATCTTAAAGAGCCAGCCCTGTGTTCAGACCATAGCCGTGAAGGATCAGGATATCCGGGTGAATTTCATTGGGGATGAACAGGATGAGGCCCTTCTCCTACAACAGCTTGTGGATGCGGAGGTACTGATCCGCGGGTTTTACAGAGAGCAGGGGAGCTTAGAGACCCTGTTCATGCAGATAACCGATCATGATAAAGAAAAGGCGGTGCTTGTACATGAAAATGAACCCGGTCTATAA